In Candidatus Eisenbacteria bacterium, a single genomic region encodes these proteins:
- the lipB gene encoding lipoyl(octanoyl) transferase LipB, with amino-acid sequence MKPLQVTHLGPTPYRAGLALQEGLVKARAAGETGDWLLYPDHPPVLTVGRGATGGNILADAATLERMGVERFEVSRGGDVTWHGPGQLVGYLVCDLEGRDRDLHRFLRGIEESLIQALAAWGIEGERSPGRTGVWVSGAKIASIGIAVRKWVSYHGFALNVAPDLRFFDLINPCGLSGIHMTSLAERLGGNAPSLAESREVVASACAGALHYPGWTWEDAATAWRLAGSDAGARSVNAA; translated from the coding sequence GTGAAGCCACTCCAGGTCACCCATCTCGGCCCCACCCCTTACCGGGCGGGGCTCGCGCTTCAGGAAGGTCTGGTGAAGGCCCGGGCCGCGGGGGAGACCGGTGACTGGCTCCTCTATCCGGACCACCCGCCGGTCCTGACCGTGGGCCGGGGCGCCACCGGGGGGAACATCCTGGCCGACGCCGCGACGCTGGAGCGCATGGGGGTCGAGCGCTTCGAGGTCTCGCGCGGCGGGGACGTCACCTGGCACGGGCCCGGCCAGCTGGTCGGCTACCTGGTGTGCGACCTGGAAGGGCGGGACCGGGACCTCCACCGTTTCCTGCGGGGGATCGAAGAGAGCCTGATCCAGGCGCTTGCCGCCTGGGGGATCGAGGGCGAGCGGTCGCCCGGAAGGACTGGGGTCTGGGTCTCCGGGGCCAAGATCGCCTCAATCGGCATCGCGGTCCGCAAATGGGTGAGCTATCATGGATTCGCGCTCAACGTGGCCCCAGACCTGAGGTTCTTCGACCTTATCAACCCCTGCGGCCTCAGCGGCATCCATATGACGTCGCTGGCCGAGCGTCTGGGCGGCAACGCCCCCTCCCTGGCGGAGTCCAGGGAGGTCGTCGCAAGCGCCTGCGCAGGGGCGCTGCACTACCCCGGATGGACCTGGGAAGATGCGGCAACGGCTTGGCGTCTAGCCGGTTCGGACGCCGGGGCGAGGTCGGTGAACGCCGCCTGA
- a CDS encoding dihydrolipoamide acetyltransferase family protein has product MPISIVVPQLGESVAEGTVAKWLKAEGERVRKEEPLVEIQTDKINVEIPSPAEGVLSKILVAEGTTVLVGTEIATLSGAEEPAMASAKPAASAEASGPAKAQAPPPPQAPPAPAAPKAASPAPARPAPAPAVAPQHPPQGGNGHGDGSALGEARNLSPAVRKIMREQNVSSQEVASIRGSGIAGRVTRDDLLEYLKNRGAAPPPAQAPASAAPPAPAAPSALPAFMTARTEAAAAGPREEVVPFTKVRKLIAENMLRSKHSAAHTHCFDECDMSAISSLKKDWGPKLEAQGVKLTYMPFFIKAVVLALKEFPWVNGEVKGDSLVVKKYYNIGMAVGRDEKGLIVPNIKDCDRKNLAQIAAEVNDIAGRARGDRLRPEDIQGGTFSITNAGVFGAINSSPVINFPEVAILGVHKIAERPVIRDGQIVARPMMNASIGFDHRVIDGELAVKFLRRLCELLERPELLWFYA; this is encoded by the coding sequence ATGCCGATTTCGATCGTGGTTCCCCAGCTGGGCGAGAGCGTCGCGGAGGGGACCGTGGCCAAATGGCTCAAGGCGGAGGGCGAGCGCGTCCGCAAGGAAGAGCCCCTGGTCGAGATCCAGACCGACAAGATCAACGTCGAGATTCCTTCGCCCGCCGAGGGCGTGCTGAGCAAGATCCTGGTCGCCGAAGGCACGACCGTCCTGGTCGGCACCGAGATCGCGACGCTCTCGGGCGCCGAAGAGCCGGCGATGGCCTCCGCCAAGCCGGCCGCATCCGCCGAAGCGTCCGGTCCCGCGAAGGCCCAGGCTCCTCCTCCACCCCAGGCGCCCCCGGCTCCCGCGGCTCCCAAGGCCGCCTCGCCCGCGCCTGCCAGGCCCGCGCCCGCTCCGGCCGTAGCACCTCAGCACCCGCCGCAGGGCGGCAATGGCCATGGGGATGGCTCAGCACTCGGCGAGGCCCGCAATCTCTCGCCCGCGGTGCGCAAGATCATGCGCGAGCAGAACGTCTCCTCGCAGGAGGTGGCGTCGATCCGCGGCTCGGGAATCGCGGGACGCGTCACCCGCGACGACCTGCTCGAATACCTGAAGAACCGCGGCGCCGCGCCGCCTCCGGCTCAGGCGCCCGCGTCCGCCGCTCCGCCGGCGCCGGCAGCGCCCTCGGCCTTGCCCGCGTTCATGACGGCCCGCACCGAAGCGGCGGCGGCCGGACCGCGCGAAGAGGTGGTGCCGTTCACCAAGGTGCGCAAGCTGATCGCCGAGAACATGCTGCGCAGCAAGCACAGCGCGGCCCACACGCATTGCTTCGACGAGTGCGACATGAGCGCGATCAGCTCACTCAAGAAGGACTGGGGGCCCAAGCTCGAAGCGCAGGGCGTGAAGCTCACCTACATGCCGTTCTTCATCAAGGCCGTAGTACTCGCGCTCAAGGAGTTCCCTTGGGTGAACGGCGAGGTCAAGGGCGACTCGCTGGTGGTGAAGAAGTACTACAACATCGGCATGGCGGTGGGACGCGACGAGAAGGGCCTCATCGTGCCCAACATCAAGGACTGCGACCGCAAGAACCTGGCGCAGATCGCGGCCGAGGTGAACGACATCGCGGGGCGCGCGCGCGGGGATCGCCTGCGACCGGAAGACATCCAGGGCGGCACGTTCAGCATCACCAACGCCGGCGTGTTCGGCGCGATCAACTCCTCGCCGGTCATCAACTTCCCGGAAGTCGCGATCCTCGGCGTGCACAAGATCGCCGAGCGTCCCGTGATTCGCGACGGCCAGATCGTGGCGCGGCCGATGATGAACGCCTCGATCGGCTTCGATCACCGAGTGATCGACGGCGAGCTGGCGGTCAAGTTCCTGCGCCGTCTCTGTGAGCTTCTGGAGCGCCCCGAGCTGCTCTGGTTCTACGCCTGA
- a CDS encoding alkaline phosphatase family protein encodes MHPGKSPPSRACAVASIAILAALLAACGSDSPGPGTPGSTPRLDHVIVVVMENRNFSDVRNEPYTASLIASGTLFSNSYALTRPSQPNYLALWSGSTMGVDSNDCPAEGSPYHTENLGHAVEAAGLTWRAYSEHLPAAGSSVCEAGNDDLYTRKHCPWTNWSNLNHQNERPYSDLRADIRTRRLPNLAFVIPDNCNNTHDCSIATGDDWLSRNLPAMISAVGNRGLVILTYDEDEDGSNHILTVFAGGSVRSGYVHDERITHYTVLRTITDALGLRPFGRATSEPAMVGPWRTRPVATSW; translated from the coding sequence ATGCATCCAGGCAAAAGCCCCCCGTCCCGGGCGTGTGCGGTCGCATCCATTGCCATCCTGGCCGCTCTCCTGGCCGCCTGCGGTTCCGACTCCCCCGGTCCCGGCACGCCAGGATCGACGCCCCGTCTCGACCACGTCATCGTGGTCGTCATGGAAAACAGGAACTTCAGTGATGTCAGGAACGAGCCGTACACGGCCAGCCTGATCGCTTCGGGGACCCTGTTCTCCAACTCCTACGCCTTGACCCGCCCGTCCCAGCCCAACTACCTGGCGCTGTGGTCGGGGAGCACGATGGGAGTCGACAGCAACGATTGTCCGGCAGAGGGCTCGCCCTACCACACCGAGAATCTCGGACACGCCGTGGAGGCCGCGGGTCTGACCTGGCGAGCGTATTCCGAGCACCTGCCGGCGGCCGGCAGCAGCGTTTGCGAGGCGGGGAACGACGACCTGTACACGCGCAAGCACTGTCCGTGGACCAATTGGTCCAACCTGAACCACCAAAACGAGCGCCCCTACTCCGATCTGCGCGCCGACATCCGGACCCGCCGCCTGCCGAACCTGGCGTTCGTGATCCCCGACAATTGCAACAACACGCACGACTGCAGCATCGCGACGGGCGACGACTGGCTGAGCCGCAACTTGCCCGCCATGATCAGCGCGGTGGGAAACAGAGGGCTCGTCATCCTCACCTACGACGAGGACGAAGACGGCTCGAACCACATTCTGACCGTCTTCGCGGGCGGAAGCGTCCGGTCCGGATACGTCCACGACGAGAGGATCACGCACTACACCGTCCTGCGGACCATCACCGACGCTCTGGGTCTGCGCCCTTTCGGCAGGGCCACGAGCGAGCCGGCGATGGTGGGCCCGTGGCGGACTCGCCCGGTGGCGACGAGCTGGTAG
- a CDS encoding acyl-CoA thioesterase: protein MTDARQQGRRVSDSATEMLQLVLPHEANVHGSVLGGTVLHWIDLAAAAVANRHSRRPVVTAAIDEMSFLAPIRIGDFALLHARLTLVDKSSMEIRVIVESEDPLSGEKRHTATAHVTFVALDPDTRRPVPVPPLILETEEEKAEHARAMERRRLRLERRKTHRT, encoded by the coding sequence ATGACTGACGCCAGGCAGCAAGGCCGTCGCGTCTCCGACTCCGCGACCGAGATGCTCCAGCTCGTACTGCCGCACGAAGCCAACGTGCACGGCTCGGTGCTGGGCGGCACCGTGCTCCACTGGATCGACCTGGCCGCGGCGGCGGTCGCCAACCGCCACAGCCGCCGCCCGGTGGTGACGGCCGCCATCGACGAGATGAGCTTTCTGGCTCCGATTCGCATCGGCGACTTCGCTCTGCTGCATGCGCGACTCACGCTCGTCGACAAGAGCAGCATGGAGATCCGCGTGATCGTCGAGTCCGAGGATCCGTTGAGCGGAGAGAAGCGACACACCGCGACCGCTCACGTCACCTTCGTCGCGCTCGATCCCGACACCCGCCGGCCCGTGCCCGTGCCGCCGCTGATCCTCGAGACCGAGGAGGAGAAGGCCGAGCATGCCCGCGCCATGGAGCGCCGCCGGCTGCGCCTCGAGCGGCGCAAGACGCACCGGACGTAG
- the add gene encoding adenosine deaminase — MHLSQAIIRRMPKTDLHCHLDGCLRPQTLLALADEQGVKLPHRRLPQLTRLLQAGKRTRNLADYLKIFDITLSVLQEKHALHRVAYELVEDAAAENVRHLEVRYSPVLHRQRRLAYDDIVEPVIAGLAAAGAKHGVTTGVIICGIRSLSPRVSYDLAELAVAYKGRGVLGFDLAGQEKDYPAKAHRDAFLLVLKNNVNLTVHAGEAFGPASISQALHQCGAHRIGHGTRLHEDPDLMRYVNDHRIPLEVCLSSNVQTRAVRTMAAHPFGRYFRAGLRVTINTDSRLVSATTVSHEIALAARSFRLGPYEIKRILINGFKSAFLPYAEKARMLRRVNLEVDQVLMEEFPDEYDRRVTGV; from the coding sequence GTGCATCTCTCGCAGGCGATCATTCGGCGGATGCCGAAGACCGATCTCCACTGTCACCTCGACGGCTGCCTGAGGCCGCAGACGTTGCTGGCGCTCGCCGACGAGCAAGGCGTGAAGCTGCCGCACAGAAGGCTCCCGCAGCTCACGCGCCTGCTGCAGGCCGGAAAGCGCACGCGCAACCTGGCCGACTACCTCAAGATCTTCGACATCACGCTGAGCGTGCTGCAGGAGAAGCACGCGCTCCATCGCGTCGCCTACGAGCTGGTCGAGGATGCCGCGGCCGAGAACGTCCGCCATCTCGAAGTGCGTTACTCCCCGGTGCTCCATCGCCAGCGCCGCCTTGCCTACGACGACATCGTCGAGCCGGTGATCGCGGGGCTCGCCGCGGCGGGGGCCAAGCACGGCGTCACCACCGGCGTCATCATTTGCGGCATTCGCTCGCTGAGCCCGCGCGTCTCCTACGACCTCGCCGAGCTGGCGGTGGCGTACAAGGGCCGCGGGGTGCTGGGCTTCGATCTCGCCGGGCAGGAGAAGGACTATCCGGCCAAGGCGCATCGCGACGCCTTCCTGCTGGTGCTGAAGAACAACGTCAATCTCACGGTGCACGCCGGCGAGGCATTCGGTCCGGCCAGCATCAGCCAGGCGCTCCACCAGTGCGGCGCCCATCGCATCGGCCACGGCACGCGGCTCCATGAAGACCCCGATCTGATGCGCTACGTCAACGACCACCGGATTCCCCTCGAGGTCTGCCTGTCGTCGAACGTGCAGACGCGGGCGGTGCGCACCATGGCCGCGCATCCTTTCGGCCGCTACTTCCGCGCCGGGCTGAGGGTCACGATCAACACCGACTCCCGGCTCGTGTCGGCGACCACCGTCTCCCACGAGATCGCCCTGGCCGCGCGCTCGTTCCGGCTGGGCCCCTACGAGATCAAGCGCATCCTCATCAACGGCTTCAAGAGCGCCTTCCTGCCTTACGCGGAAAAGGCGCGCATGCTGCGGCGCGTGAACCTCGAGGTCGACCAGGTCCTGATGGAAGAGTTCCCCGACGAATACGACCGCCGTGTGACCGGCGTGTAA